One part of the Cyclobacteriaceae bacterium genome encodes these proteins:
- a CDS encoding response regulator codes for MSGIVDTTVLIDDSEIDLFIQRRFLEVFGFTNNLIAYKSAQEAIDSLSSEASGAPPDVIFLDLNMPNIDGFGFLESFEKMDDRIREKSRIVVLTSSNNKHDKDQAFKYKNVIQYITKPIKQSDIDNLKKILSKQ; via the coding sequence GTGAGCGGCATAGTAGATACAACCGTATTGATTGACGACAGCGAGATCGATCTTTTTATCCAGAGGCGTTTCCTGGAGGTATTTGGCTTTACGAATAACCTAATTGCCTATAAATCAGCACAAGAGGCCATCGACTCCCTTTCAAGTGAGGCGAGTGGGGCTCCACCCGATGTCATCTTCCTCGACCTGAACATGCCCAACATTGATGGCTTCGGCTTTTTGGAAAGTTTTGAAAAAATGGATGACCGCATCCGGGAAAAATCAAGGATTGTGGTGTTGACCAGTTCCAATAACAAGCACGATAAAGACCAAGCATTTAAATACAAAAATGTGATCCAGTATATCACCAAGCCTATTAAACAAAGTGATATCGACAACCTGAAGAAGATTTTAAGCAAACAATAA
- a CDS encoding response regulator transcription factor: MNVLIIEDEMHAARRLESLIREVVPDVVVSGTADSVKRSVKWLNNHPAPDLIFMDIQLGDGLSFEIFEMIDIQSPVIFTTAYDEYALKAFKVNSIDYILKPVDKTGLKAALTKFDRLTHKQPGTPQKITESIGKVVELLSRKYKERFVVKVGEHLRTIEVKDVDYFFSADKATFCHTQDGRNHIIDFTLDQLEGMVDPTRFFRINRKYLVGAGAIRDIVNYSNSRLKLVLPGAKAEDCIVARERVQEFRQWLDR, translated from the coding sequence ATGAATGTATTGATTATTGAAGATGAAATGCATGCCGCCAGGCGATTGGAAAGCCTTATCCGCGAGGTTGTTCCGGATGTTGTCGTTTCAGGTACTGCCGATTCGGTTAAGCGCTCCGTAAAATGGTTGAACAACCATCCTGCCCCGGACCTGATCTTTATGGATATTCAACTGGGCGATGGATTGAGTTTTGAAATCTTTGAAATGATTGACATCCAATCGCCTGTGATTTTTACCACCGCTTACGATGAGTACGCACTTAAAGCTTTTAAGGTGAATAGTATTGATTATATCCTCAAACCAGTTGACAAAACCGGGCTTAAGGCCGCTTTAACGAAGTTTGACAGGCTCACACATAAGCAGCCTGGCACACCGCAAAAGATTACGGAGAGTATTGGTAAGGTAGTGGAACTGCTTTCGCGGAAATATAAAGAGCGGTTTGTGGTTAAGGTTGGGGAGCACTTACGCACCATCGAAGTAAAAGATGTTGATTACTTTTTTAGTGCCGATAAGGCAACCTTTTGCCATACGCAGGACGGCAGGAACCACATTATCGATTTCACCCTTGATCAGCTCGAAGGGATGGTTGACCCCACCAGGTTCTTTCGTATTAACCGCAAATATTTAGTGGGTGCAGGTGCGATCAGGGATATCGTAAACTATAGCAACAGCCGGCTAAAATTGGTTCTTCCCGGGGCAAAAGCTGAAGACTGCATCGTGGCAAGGGAGCGGGTACAGGAATTCAGGCAATGGCTCGACCGCTAA